The Catenuloplanes niger genome includes a window with the following:
- a CDS encoding DMT family transporter encodes MSRSSLARLALLALLWGSGFLWIKLALRGFSPVQIVLIRLALGAMVLAPIALARGMRIPTGLATWTHLFVAALVANAIPYTLFGIGEQTVGSNVAGVINATTPLWTMLVAFLAGTDRKVTPQRGAGLALGFAGTILIFTPWESASEIASWGGLAILAASASYGISYVYMGKFLTNRGIPPLMLSASQLAAGTAIMVVALPFGGLTAPDWRLDAVLSLLILGILGTGVAYVLNYRLIGDEGPTAASTTTYLLPVVAVILGALVVNEAITVPMIGGMILVLGGVALVQRRTRRNASKPTPDPVKNEAR; translated from the coding sequence GTGAGCCGCAGCAGCCTGGCAAGACTCGCTCTCCTCGCCCTCCTCTGGGGCTCGGGATTCCTCTGGATCAAGCTCGCACTCCGCGGCTTCAGCCCGGTGCAGATCGTGCTCATCCGCCTAGCTCTCGGCGCCATGGTCCTCGCCCCCATCGCGCTGGCGCGCGGCATGCGCATCCCCACCGGCCTGGCGACCTGGACGCACCTCTTCGTGGCGGCGCTGGTCGCCAACGCCATCCCGTACACATTGTTCGGGATCGGCGAACAGACGGTCGGATCGAACGTCGCCGGCGTCATCAACGCCACCACCCCGCTGTGGACCATGCTGGTCGCGTTCCTGGCCGGCACCGACCGGAAAGTGACCCCGCAGCGCGGCGCGGGGCTGGCACTCGGCTTCGCCGGCACGATCCTCATCTTCACCCCATGGGAGTCCGCGTCCGAGATCGCGAGCTGGGGCGGTCTCGCCATCCTGGCCGCATCCGCGAGCTACGGAATTTCCTACGTCTACATGGGCAAGTTCCTGACCAACCGCGGCATCCCACCGCTGATGCTCTCCGCATCCCAACTCGCCGCGGGCACAGCGATCATGGTGGTCGCGCTGCCGTTCGGCGGACTCACCGCTCCAGATTGGCGGCTGGACGCGGTACTCAGCCTGCTCATCCTCGGCATCCTGGGCACCGGCGTCGCTTACGTCCTGAACTACCGGCTCATCGGCGACGAAGGCCCCACCGCAGCCTCCACCACGACGTATCTGCTCCCCGTGGTCGCCGTCATTCTGGGAGCGCTCGTGGTCAACGAGGCGATCACCGTACCCATGATCGGGGGAATGATTCTGGTCCTCGGTGGCGTCGCCCTGGTCCAGCGCCGCACGCGCCGGAACGCGTCGAAGCCGACCCCCGACCCAGTCAAGAATGAGGCCCGG
- a CDS encoding DUF6284 family protein, whose amino-acid sequence MHIYPFSQEPTAEDLAAVEEEMPLIMAEVKLLDAEIRLMVTGGDEITRHQVRQAERVVIREARAYYGRHRAAIQLAGRAA is encoded by the coding sequence GTGCATATCTACCCGTTCTCACAGGAACCCACGGCGGAGGATCTCGCCGCTGTGGAGGAGGAAATGCCGCTGATCATGGCGGAGGTCAAGCTGCTGGACGCCGAGATCCGGCTCATGGTCACCGGAGGCGACGAGATCACGCGGCACCAGGTGCGGCAGGCCGAGCGCGTGGTGATCCGCGAGGCGCGGGCCTATTACGGCCGACACCGTGCGGCGATCCAGCTTGCGGGGAGGGCCGCCTGA
- a CDS encoding GntR family transcriptional regulator: protein MSDKPEADTRLPSRRIADDLRASIERGELPPGGKLPSERDLASRYGTARNTAREAISILQSEGLVIAQHGRGVFVRPQTPLMRLGSNRYSRRLRSETGLSPFRIEVTKQGRVPKAECRSVTTEPPPADVADRLGIDPQTPVIRRENWYFADDEPVQVGVTYIPVDIAGDSPLASEKKLGKGSIYARFEDLGYPIARIREEISARMPNPEEMTGLAMPPGVPVIEVLHTSLDEQRKPFEVTRFVMRGDLNGLDYEMPIED, encoded by the coding sequence ATGAGCGACAAACCCGAGGCTGACACCCGTCTCCCGAGCCGCCGCATCGCCGATGACCTGCGCGCCAGCATCGAGCGCGGCGAGCTGCCGCCCGGCGGCAAGCTGCCCTCAGAACGCGACCTGGCCTCCCGCTATGGCACCGCCCGCAACACGGCACGCGAGGCCATCAGCATCCTTCAGAGCGAAGGCCTGGTCATCGCGCAGCACGGACGCGGCGTCTTCGTGCGCCCACAGACCCCGCTGATGCGCTTGGGCTCCAACCGGTACTCGCGCCGTCTGCGCAGCGAGACCGGCCTGTCCCCGTTCCGCATCGAGGTCACCAAGCAGGGCCGCGTCCCGAAAGCCGAGTGCCGCTCCGTCACGACCGAGCCGCCACCGGCCGACGTGGCAGACCGCCTCGGTATCGACCCGCAGACCCCCGTCATCCGCCGCGAGAACTGGTACTTCGCCGATGACGAACCGGTGCAGGTCGGCGTCACGTACATCCCGGTCGACATCGCCGGCGACTCGCCGCTTGCCTCGGAGAAGAAGCTGGGTAAGGGCAGCATCTACGCCCGCTTCGAAGACCTGGGCTACCCCATCGCGCGCATCCGTGAGGAGATCTCCGCGCGCATGCCGAACCCGGAAGAGATGACCGGCCTGGCGATGCCGCCGGGCGTACCCGTGATCGAGGTGCTGCACACCAGCCTCGACGAACAGCGCAAACCGTTCGAGGTCACCCGCTTCGTCATGCGCGGAGACCTCAACGGCCTCGACTACGAAATGCCGATAGAAGACTGA